One Microbacterium marinum genomic window carries:
- the pta gene encoding phosphate acetyltransferase produces MAQSIYITSAEGHSGKSTIALGVLDTLLRASPRVGVFRAIARSTEERDYVLEMLLDHDGVDLGYDECIGATYDEVRADPEAALGRIVERYKAVEAQCDAVVIVGSDYTDVGSPAELGYNARIAANLGAPVLLVLSGRGDDADARTDAAALAPEKVADLATLALAEVKHERAGIFAVVVNRADPERLEDIVSAVKAAPAATGDVGVWAVPEDAYLIAPSVGDVARSLGAKLVGGDEALLDREVLHVVVAGMSLNNVLPRLEEGAILAVAADRTEVLLAALLAHASGTFPALSGIVLYGPFDLPEPVERLIAGLDSNLPILATDQGTYETVRGIMGARGRLAADSQRRYDTALALFEQHVDAEELRRRIGLASSSVVTPLMFQYRLIERARASRRRIVLPEGDDDRILRAAATVLARGIADITILGEPIEVRSRALELGLDLQAAQILSPFDAVQVDKFATEYERLRAHKGVTYRQAADTVTDVSYFGTLMVHLGLADGMVSGAAHTTAHTIRPAFEIIKTKPGVKVVSSVFLMALADRVLVYGDCAVIPDPTAEQLADIAVSSAATASQFGIDPRVAMLSYSTGESGSGADVEKVREATALVRERAPELLVEGPIQYDAATDAAVAATKMPGSDVAGRATVFVFPDLNTGNNTYKAVQRSAGAVAMGPVLQGLNKPINDLSRGALVEDIVNTIAITAIQAQNAEGAAE; encoded by the coding sequence GTGGCGCAGAGCATCTACATCACTTCCGCAGAGGGCCATTCCGGCAAGTCGACGATCGCGCTCGGGGTGCTCGACACCCTGCTGCGCGCGTCGCCCCGGGTGGGCGTCTTCCGGGCGATCGCCCGATCCACCGAGGAGCGCGATTACGTCCTCGAGATGCTGCTCGACCACGACGGTGTCGATCTCGGGTACGACGAGTGCATCGGCGCGACCTACGACGAGGTGCGGGCAGACCCCGAGGCCGCCCTCGGTCGCATCGTGGAGCGCTATAAGGCGGTCGAGGCGCAGTGCGACGCCGTCGTCATCGTCGGCAGCGACTACACCGATGTCGGCAGCCCTGCCGAGCTCGGCTACAACGCGCGCATCGCGGCGAACCTCGGCGCTCCCGTCCTCCTGGTGCTCAGCGGACGGGGCGACGACGCGGACGCGCGGACGGATGCCGCCGCGCTCGCCCCCGAGAAGGTCGCTGACCTCGCGACCTTGGCGCTCGCCGAGGTGAAGCACGAGCGGGCGGGCATCTTCGCCGTCGTCGTCAATCGCGCCGACCCGGAGCGGCTCGAGGACATCGTGTCCGCGGTGAAGGCCGCGCCCGCTGCGACAGGGGACGTCGGCGTGTGGGCGGTCCCCGAGGACGCCTATCTCATCGCACCCTCCGTGGGCGATGTGGCCCGGTCGCTGGGCGCGAAGCTCGTGGGCGGCGACGAGGCGCTGCTCGACCGCGAGGTCCTGCACGTCGTGGTCGCCGGCATGTCGCTGAACAACGTGCTGCCGCGCCTGGAGGAGGGGGCGATCCTGGCGGTCGCCGCCGACCGCACCGAGGTGCTGCTGGCCGCTCTGCTGGCCCACGCCTCAGGAACGTTCCCGGCACTCTCGGGCATCGTGCTCTACGGCCCGTTCGACCTCCCCGAGCCCGTCGAGCGGCTCATCGCCGGGCTCGATTCGAACCTCCCCATCCTCGCGACCGATCAGGGCACCTACGAGACCGTGCGCGGGATCATGGGGGCTCGGGGTCGCCTCGCCGCAGACTCCCAGCGCCGCTACGACACGGCGCTGGCCCTGTTCGAGCAGCACGTCGACGCGGAGGAGCTGCGGCGCCGCATCGGTCTGGCCAGCTCCAGCGTGGTGACGCCGCTGATGTTCCAGTACCGGCTCATCGAGCGGGCGCGCGCCTCTCGGCGGCGCATCGTCCTCCCCGAGGGCGACGACGACCGCATCCTCCGTGCGGCGGCCACGGTGCTCGCCCGCGGCATCGCCGACATCACGATCCTGGGCGAGCCGATCGAGGTGCGCTCGCGTGCGCTCGAGCTCGGACTCGACCTGCAGGCGGCACAGATCCTGAGCCCGTTCGACGCGGTGCAGGTCGACAAGTTCGCCACCGAGTACGAGCGCTTGCGCGCGCACAAGGGAGTGACCTACCGGCAGGCGGCCGACACGGTCACCGACGTGTCGTATTTCGGCACGCTCATGGTGCACCTCGGCCTCGCCGACGGGATGGTCTCGGGGGCCGCGCACACCACCGCCCACACGATCCGGCCCGCATTCGAGATCATCAAGACGAAGCCGGGGGTGAAGGTCGTCTCGAGCGTCTTCCTCATGGCGCTCGCCGATCGCGTCCTGGTCTACGGCGACTGCGCAGTCATCCCCGATCCAACCGCCGAGCAGCTCGCCGACATCGCGGTGTCGTCGGCGGCGACGGCATCCCAGTTCGGCATCGATCCCCGGGTCGCGATGCTGTCCTACTCCACGGGGGAGTCGGGGTCGGGGGCTGACGTCGAGAAGGTGCGCGAAGCGACGGCGCTCGTGCGCGAACGCGCCCCTGAGCTCCTCGTCGAGGGCCCCATCCAGTACGACGCGGCGACGGATGCCGCCGTGGCGGCCACCAAGATGCCCGGCTCCGACGTGGCGGGGCGCGCGACCGTGTTCGTGTTCCCCGACCTGAACACCGGCAACAACACCTACAAGGCGGTGCAGCGATCCGCGGGTGCGGTGGCGATGGGGCCGGTACTGCAGGGCCTCAACAAGCCGATCAACGACCTGTCGCGCGGGGCGCTCGTGGAGGACATCGTCAACACGATCGCGATCACCGCGATCCAGGCACAGAACGCCGAAGGAGCAGCGGAATGA
- a CDS encoding AAA family ATPase produces MTRTRREAGPLAGPVDADEFARTTDAIAASISRVIDGKPGAVRAALLCLLAEGHLLIEDVPGVGKTMLARALGASVDATVRRIQFTPDLLPGDVTGVSVYDPAERRFEFKPGAIFAHIVIADEINRSSPKTQSALLEAMEERQVTVDGTSRHLPDPFLVVATQNPLEMEGTYALPEAQRDRFMMRISMGYPDAADEALMLRQRDDANPLDALTPVITADRVAALIAWARGIHVSPSVEEYAVALARATRAHPELRLGASPRATLQLVRAAKVWAALEGREFVIPDDIATLLEPVFAHRLIPARGSSVTRGRSGADAVAHALHGIAAAVRVPLAAH; encoded by the coding sequence ATGACGCGGACGCGTCGTGAGGCGGGCCCGCTCGCCGGGCCGGTGGATGCCGATGAGTTCGCCCGCACGACCGACGCGATCGCGGCGTCGATCTCGCGCGTCATCGACGGCAAACCCGGCGCCGTGCGCGCGGCGCTGCTGTGTCTGCTCGCCGAAGGGCACCTGCTCATCGAGGACGTCCCCGGTGTCGGCAAGACGATGCTGGCGAGGGCCCTCGGGGCGAGCGTCGACGCGACGGTGCGTCGCATCCAGTTCACCCCCGACCTGCTGCCGGGCGACGTGACTGGCGTGAGCGTCTACGACCCCGCCGAGCGCCGCTTCGAGTTCAAGCCGGGGGCCATCTTCGCCCACATCGTGATCGCCGATGAGATCAACCGCTCCTCCCCCAAGACCCAGTCGGCGCTCCTGGAGGCGATGGAGGAACGGCAGGTGACCGTCGACGGCACGAGCCGCCACCTCCCCGACCCGTTCCTCGTCGTCGCCACGCAGAATCCGCTCGAGATGGAGGGCACGTACGCACTGCCCGAAGCGCAGCGCGACCGGTTCATGATGCGCATCTCGATGGGGTACCCGGATGCCGCCGACGAGGCCCTGATGCTGCGTCAGCGCGACGACGCGAACCCGCTCGACGCGCTGACCCCGGTGATCACCGCGGACCGGGTGGCGGCGCTCATCGCGTGGGCGCGCGGCATCCACGTCTCTCCGTCGGTCGAGGAGTACGCGGTCGCGCTCGCCCGTGCCACCCGCGCTCACCCGGAGCTGCGCCTGGGTGCGAGCCCGCGGGCGACGCTGCAGCTCGTCCGGGCGGCGAAGGTCTGGGCGGCACTGGAGGGCCGGGAGTTCGTGATCCCGGACGACATCGCGACGCTGCTCGAGCCGGTGTTCGCGCACCGGCTGATCCCGGCGCGCGGATCGAGCG